One window of the Lysobacter sp. S4-A87 genome contains the following:
- a CDS encoding S8 family peptidase: MSNQVRTIGASVLGAAIMTAMAASIGGVSAATATTSRTIAMQPAAPTVETGHDRFIVKYKDGAAAPRGQLAALSAMTSAVSRAGVRGANGATMGIKHLRRMSGGADVIKLSRVLDPAEANVLLAQLRADPAVKFAQPDHRLQALDFTPNDTSYNLQWHYFDNVGGIRAPKAWDSSRGAGVKVAVLDTGYVDHSDLNANIVPGYDFIDDLATAGDGDGRDADAHDPGDFNPPSRPTSSWHGTHVAGTIAAVTNNGLGLAGVAFDARVQPIRVLGTGGGWESDIADAITWASGGSVDGVPVNDDPAEVLNLSLGGLGACSQVEQLAIDGAVSRGATVVVAAGNSNADTVNYSPANCAGVIAVGATGKTGARASYSNFGPTVTVSAPGGENNGIAPDFGVIWSLGNKGATTPIAGADGEGLVGMVGTSMASPHVAAVVALMQAAAVGGGQPALAPAQVRYVLRKTARPFAVAPPSNKLMGAGIVDASAAVAASSQPVPVDLTTLLANRVAVGNQLGGVGEGLLYEITVPAGVQTLNLRTFGGVGDVSLYVSRDIVPTTAAFERKSAKFGNAETVVFTYPQAGTYYVRVLGEQAFSGVSVLGVYQ, translated from the coding sequence ATGAGCAACCAAGTCCGCACCATCGGTGCAAGCGTCCTCGGCGCCGCCATCATGACCGCGATGGCGGCCAGCATCGGCGGCGTCAGCGCCGCCACCGCAACCACCAGCCGTACCATCGCCATGCAGCCGGCCGCTCCGACGGTCGAGACTGGCCATGACCGTTTCATCGTCAAATACAAGGACGGCGCCGCCGCGCCGCGCGGCCAGCTGGCGGCGCTGAGTGCAATGACCAGTGCGGTCTCCCGCGCCGGTGTCCGCGGTGCCAATGGAGCCACGATGGGCATCAAGCACCTGCGCAGGATGTCCGGCGGCGCTGACGTGATCAAGCTGTCGCGCGTGCTCGACCCTGCCGAGGCCAATGTGCTGCTGGCCCAGCTGCGTGCGGATCCGGCGGTGAAGTTCGCCCAGCCGGACCACCGGCTGCAGGCGCTGGACTTCACGCCGAACGACACCAGCTACAACCTGCAATGGCATTACTTCGACAATGTTGGCGGCATCCGCGCGCCAAAGGCGTGGGACAGCTCACGTGGCGCCGGCGTCAAGGTGGCGGTGCTCGACACCGGCTACGTCGACCACAGCGACCTCAACGCCAACATCGTGCCGGGCTATGACTTCATCGATGATCTGGCCACCGCCGGCGACGGCGACGGCCGGGATGCCGACGCGCATGATCCCGGCGATTTCAATCCGCCGAGCCGGCCGACGAGCTCGTGGCACGGCACCCACGTGGCCGGCACCATCGCGGCGGTCACCAACAACGGCCTGGGCCTGGCCGGAGTTGCGTTCGACGCCCGGGTCCAGCCGATCCGCGTGCTCGGCACGGGCGGTGGCTGGGAGTCCGACATCGCCGACGCGATCACCTGGGCCTCGGGCGGCAGCGTCGACGGCGTGCCGGTCAACGACGATCCGGCCGAAGTGCTGAACCTCAGCCTGGGCGGTCTGGGCGCTTGCTCGCAGGTCGAACAACTGGCGATCGATGGCGCGGTCTCGCGTGGCGCGACGGTGGTGGTCGCCGCCGGCAACAGCAACGCCGATACCGTCAACTACAGTCCGGCCAACTGCGCGGGCGTGATTGCGGTTGGGGCCACCGGCAAGACCGGCGCCCGCGCGTCGTACTCCAACTTCGGTCCCACCGTGACCGTGTCCGCCCCGGGTGGCGAAAACAACGGCATCGCCCCGGACTTTGGCGTGATCTGGTCGCTCGGCAACAAGGGAGCCACGACCCCAATCGCCGGTGCCGACGGTGAAGGGCTGGTCGGCATGGTCGGCACGTCGATGGCGTCGCCGCACGTCGCTGCCGTGGTCGCACTGATGCAGGCCGCCGCGGTTGGCGGCGGGCAACCGGCCCTGGCCCCGGCGCAGGTGCGCTATGTGTTGCGCAAGACCGCGCGGCCGTTCGCGGTGGCACCACCGAGCAACAAGCTGATGGGCGCCGGCATCGTCGACGCAAGCGCTGCCGTTGCTGCCAGTTCGCAGCCGGTGCCGGTCGACCTGACCACGTTGCTGGCCAATCGCGTCGCGGTCGGCAACCAGCTCGGAGGGGTGGGCGAAGGCCTGTTGTACGAGATCACCGTGCCGGCGGGCGTGCAGACCTTGAACCTGCGCACCTTCGGCGGCGTCGGCGACGTGAGCCTGTACGTTTCGCGGGACATCGTGCCGACCACCGCCGCGTTCGAGCGAAAGTCGGCCAAGTTCGGCAACGCCGAGACGGTCGTCTTCACGTATCCGCAGGCGGGCACGTACTACGTGCGCGTCCTCGGCGAGCAGGCGTTCTCCGGCGTCTCGGTCCTGGGCGTGTACCAGTAA